In Acidobacteriota bacterium, one DNA window encodes the following:
- a CDS encoding 4Fe-4S dicluster domain-containing protein produces the protein MLGEGILKGLVETARNFFGSYVSKDRLTTVQFPEERLPQPEAARNFPFLVYDGGDWQAGLRCVACQICEKECPPKCIFIEKSSDKKPDYTGKQQFYPAVFNIDVSVCMSCQICVEVCPFDAIEMDNAFELSTTDRFDGLLWNREQLAKPNSYFHQIHPATATAVDERLAAAKAKAEARAKPAADGSTSTTTQPATN, from the coding sequence ATGCTGGGTGAGGGCATCCTGAAAGGACTGGTGGAGACCGCCAGAAACTTCTTCGGCAGCTACGTCAGCAAGGACCGGCTGACCACCGTTCAGTTTCCTGAAGAGCGCCTGCCGCAACCCGAAGCTGCGCGCAATTTTCCCTTCCTCGTCTACGACGGCGGCGACTGGCAGGCAGGCCTGCGCTGCGTCGCCTGCCAGATATGCGAAAAAGAATGCCCGCCCAAGTGCATCTTCATCGAAAAGAGCAGCGACAAGAAGCCCGACTACACGGGCAAGCAGCAGTTTTATCCGGCGGTCTTCAACATCGACGTCTCGGTCTGCATGAGCTGCCAGATCTGCGTTGAAGTCTGCCCGTTCGATGCCATCGAGATGGACAACGCATTCGAGCTGAGCACGACTGATCGCTTCGACGGACTGCTGTGGAACAGAGAGCAACTGGCGAAGCCCAACAGCTACTTTCACCAGATTCATCCCGCTACTGCAACTGCAGTCGACGAACGCCTGGCGGCAGCGAAAGCCAAAGCGGAGGCCAGAGCGAAGCCAGCCGCGGATGGAAGCACCTCGACAACAACTCAACCTGCAACCAACTGA